A window of Eubacteriaceae bacterium ES3 contains these coding sequences:
- a CDS encoding zinc ribbon domain-containing protein produces the protein MTNQNTPIVGSFAITKEELGFLAGQSNELLIYEKQTNLSVQTEKSESLNRLLASPHAQTISYLLNEPDLRLRFHTGGGASMEEIFYVFLSQKNQMVLANFTDSEGQIKLILFAGWEAFLNWWIDIYCTEDNNNYREIFHGQEDPETIICAFYCLDLYRRAVLESLLSHQRVEEIELTSRDFILGLKNEILSNDVRWLMPAFIALTPGMKSHKLVLSAKHLEQIESLGFVKKKNEDGQEVLLLDDLSKSLGTELMTAWIGVAGIEAVGLINGKKSVLDRKSVIPTAFTNHLLSLENEAGNLKLLHQALSSEYLRKMFEQWRMYLGKIVGGGQSQTEEKAVAHFCGKCGNPLKEAANFCPKCGTPVK, from the coding sequence ATGACAAATCAGAATACGCCGATTGTCGGCAGTTTTGCAATAACAAAGGAGGAGTTGGGATTTCTGGCTGGACAATCCAACGAATTGCTGATTTATGAAAAGCAGACGAATTTGTCTGTTCAGACAGAAAAATCAGAAAGCCTGAACCGACTTTTAGCCAGTCCCCATGCTCAAACTATTAGTTATCTTTTGAATGAGCCAGACCTTCGTCTCCGCTTCCATACGGGTGGTGGAGCATCGATGGAAGAAATATTTTATGTTTTCCTGTCACAAAAAAATCAGATGGTTCTGGCCAACTTTACTGATTCAGAGGGACAGATAAAGTTAATTCTGTTCGCTGGCTGGGAGGCTTTTCTAAACTGGTGGATTGACATATATTGTACGGAAGACAATAATAATTATCGGGAGATTTTTCATGGTCAAGAGGATCCCGAGACAATTATTTGTGCCTTCTACTGTCTGGATCTGTATCGCCGGGCAGTGCTGGAGAGTCTGTTGAGTCATCAGAGAGTTGAAGAAATTGAACTGACTTCGAGGGACTTTATTCTGGGTTTGAAAAATGAAATTTTATCCAATGATGTTCGTTGGCTGATGCCCGCCTTTATCGCATTAACACCAGGGATGAAGAGCCATAAACTGGTTTTGTCGGCAAAGCATCTGGAGCAGATCGAAAGCCTTGGTTTTGTTAAGAAAAAAAATGAGGATGGCCAGGAAGTTTTGCTTCTGGATGATTTGTCAAAAAGCCTGGGAACAGAATTGATGACAGCCTGGATTGGAGTAGCTGGGATTGAAGCAGTAGGTCTGATTAATGGGAAGAAAAGTGTTTTGGATCGAAAGTCGGTAATTCCAACTGCCTTTACCAATCATCTGCTCTCGCTTGAAAACGAAGCTGGTAATCTTAAATTATTGCATCAGGCACTGAGTAGTGAGTACTTAAGAAAAATGTTTGAACAGTGGCGGATGTATTTAGGGAAAATCGTTGGCGGCGGTCAGAGCCAGACGGAGGAGAAAGCTGTGGCTCATTTTTGTGGCAAGTGTGGTAATCCCCTCAAGGAAGCTGCGAATTTCTGTCCCAAGTGTGGAACACCGGTAAAATAG